A genomic segment from Bacteroidales bacterium encodes:
- a CDS encoding potassium/proton antiporter, with amino-acid sequence MPVSIESVLFVAAILFFISLFASKASNRFGVPVLLLFLGIGMLFGSDGLGIIWFENFKMAQTVGTVALCIILFSGGLDTQYDDIKPVVKQGVILATLGVLLTAFITGFFIFYIANVWFTNVDLTFLEALLLASVMSSTDSASVFSILRGKGVRLKNNLKPMLELESGSNDPMAYMLTVVLIQLITSEQTGGDVSYGGAVLSFILQFSIGAIAGYLFGRGAVWLINKINLNNDSLYPILLFTCGIFIFSATYFLKGNGYLAVYIAGLIIGNSRIVQKRSSMRFFDGLAWISQIVMFLTLGLLVNPKELWYVAMASILIALFMIFASRPLSVFISLLPFRKMAVRDKLFVSWVGLRGAVPIIFAIYPLAAGLDDNRFMFNVVFFITLLSLLLQGTSLTKVADWLKVSVKGRDRSKFENFDVEFSEDIKSTMTEIELNDQILANHDHLMDLPLPENTLVVMVKRENKYFIPKGNTELLPEDKLLIITNKEEDLLEIYENLGIDYRLRRT; translated from the coding sequence ATGCCTGTATCTATCGAATCTGTACTTTTCGTTGCTGCTATATTGTTTTTTATCAGTCTTTTTGCATCTAAAGCAAGCAATCGTTTCGGAGTACCGGTACTCCTATTGTTTTTAGGGATCGGTATGCTTTTCGGATCGGATGGACTTGGAATTATCTGGTTTGAAAATTTTAAAATGGCACAGACAGTCGGTACGGTAGCTTTGTGTATCATTTTGTTCTCGGGCGGATTGGACACCCAATACGACGATATCAAACCGGTGGTCAAGCAGGGTGTCATACTGGCGACATTGGGTGTTTTACTGACTGCTTTTATCACAGGTTTTTTTATATTCTATATCGCCAATGTGTGGTTTACCAATGTGGACCTTACTTTTCTGGAAGCTCTATTGTTGGCGTCAGTAATGTCTTCTACCGATTCGGCATCTGTATTTTCCATTTTAAGGGGAAAAGGCGTACGGTTAAAAAACAACCTGAAGCCAATGCTCGAACTGGAAAGCGGAAGTAACGACCCTATGGCATACATGCTGACGGTTGTCCTGATACAACTGATCACAAGCGAACAAACGGGCGGGGATGTGTCATACGGCGGTGCCGTACTTTCTTTTATCCTCCAGTTCTCTATAGGTGCGATAGCAGGATATCTGTTCGGACGGGGAGCTGTATGGCTGATCAATAAAATCAACCTGAATAACGACTCCCTTTATCCGATCCTGCTGTTTACCTGCGGTATTTTTATCTTTTCTGCGACTTATTTCCTGAAAGGAAACGGATATCTGGCTGTGTATATTGCCGGTCTGATCATCGGTAACTCCAGGATTGTTCAAAAACGTTCTTCCATGCGCTTTTTTGACGGACTGGCATGGATCAGCCAGATCGTGATGTTTCTCACGTTGGGTTTATTGGTCAATCCCAAGGAACTATGGTATGTCGCTATGGCCAGCATATTGATCGCTTTATTCATGATTTTCGCATCCCGTCCGTTAAGTGTCTTTATCTCATTATTGCCCTTCCGGAAAATGGCGGTTAGGGATAAGTTATTTGTTTCATGGGTCGGGTTGAGGGGAGCTGTTCCTATTATTTTTGCCATTTACCCACTGGCTGCTGGTCTGGATGATAATCGCTTCATGTTCAATGTTGTATTTTTTATCACACTATTATCACTTTTATTACAGGGAACCTCCCTGACTAAAGTTGCCGACTGGTTGAAGGTATCCGTCAAAGGGAGGGATAGAAGTAAATTCGAAAACTTCGATGTGGAATTCTCGGAAGACATCAAATCAACCATGACGGAAATAGAATTGAATGATCAGATATTAGCCAATCATGATCACTTGATGGATCTGCCCCTACCCGAAAATACCCTTGTTGTAATGGTCAAACGGGAAAATAAATATTTTATCCCCAAAGGAAATACCGAGTTGTTACCTGAAGACAAACTGCTGATCATTACCAATAAAGAAGAAGATTTACTGGAAATATATGAAAACCTGGGGATAGACTACCGGCTAAGGCGCACATAA
- a CDS encoding glycosyltransferase family 2 protein, translating into MKRIAILIPCFNEEATIAKVIAGYREVFPSADILVYDNNSTDRTAEVASSSGAVVHREYRQGKGNVIRSMFRHVDADCYILIDGDDTYPAKDAQVMVDMVLNGQADMVIGDRLSSSYYQENKRPFHNAGNRLVRWLINRLFNSHVKDIMTGYRAFSPCFVKTFPVLSKGFEIETEMTIHALDKNFLLKEIPVGYKNRPEGSNSKLNTYRDGYKVLRTIFMLYKEYRPMAFFGWLSLILLLLAVGLFIPVLADYLETGLVPRFPTLIVSGIVFLCALQCFFSGLILEVIVKKHRQLFELSLNYFERDWKLSNH; encoded by the coding sequence ATGAAACGAATAGCTATCTTGATACCATGCTTCAACGAAGAAGCGACCATTGCCAAAGTTATCGCCGGTTACCGGGAGGTATTTCCATCGGCCGACATTCTGGTGTATGACAATAATTCCACTGACCGTACAGCTGAAGTAGCATCCTCATCGGGTGCAGTTGTACATAGGGAATACCGGCAGGGAAAGGGTAATGTTATCCGGAGTATGTTCCGTCATGTTGATGCCGACTGTTATATCCTGATCGACGGAGATGATACTTATCCAGCAAAAGATGCACAAGTCATGGTGGACATGGTCCTTAACGGCCAGGCGGATATGGTCATTGGCGACCGTTTATCATCCTCTTATTACCAGGAAAATAAACGGCCTTTCCATAATGCGGGTAACCGTTTGGTACGCTGGTTGATTAACCGGTTGTTCAACAGCCATGTCAAAGATATCATGACCGGTTACCGGGCTTTCAGCCCCTGTTTTGTAAAAACATTCCCTGTTTTATCTAAAGGTTTTGAAATCGAAACAGAAATGACCATCCATGCACTGGATAAAAATTTCCTGCTGAAAGAGATCCCGGTCGGGTACAAAAACCGTCCGGAAGGGAGCAATTCCAAGCTTAATACCTACAGGGACGGTTATAAAGTATTACGTACTATCTTCATGTTGTACAAGGAATACCGTCCGATGGCATTTTTCGGCTGGCTTTCATTGATCCTGCTCTTGCTGGCGGTAGGACTATTTATTCCTGTATTGGCGGATTATCTCGAAACCGGGCTGGTACCCCGTTTCCCCACATTGATCGTGTCCGGAATTGTTTTTTTATGTGCACTCCAGTGTTTTTTCAGTGGTTTAATACTGGAGGTGATTGTAAAAAAACACCGCCAGTTATTTGAACTCAGTTTAAATTACTTTGAAAGGGATTGGAAATTATCCAATCACTAA